Below is a window of Clostridiales bacterium DNA.
GGGTCATCCTCCCGGTAGCGGCGGATCAGTTCGGTCCGCACGCCAAAGATCGTGGCGAACGCGAGCCCGTGGAAGCTGTCCGTGCAGAGCACCGCGGCATTCCGGACCGCTCCGAGGAATTCCCGCGGACCGATTCCGTCCAGCAGTTCCCGGCCGCTCCGGTAGCTGGCCGCATTCACCGGGATATCCAGCACCCGCAGGCCGGTCTCCGCCTGCAGCTGCTTGACATGGGCTGCGTATTCCTCATTTTCCCCGATAAAATAGCACAGGATATACGGTTCTCCCCCCGGTCCCGGTGCCGCCGTTTCTTCCCATGCGGCCCGGTCCAGCAGGCATACCGGGTCGGGCATCACATCCGCCCGGATCCCTGTCATCTGCTCCAGCAGCTCTGCGCCTTCTTCCTCCCGCACCGAAACCGCCCGGAACCCCCGGGTCCATTTCCGGATCTTCCGCACCTTTCCGGCCGCGGGCACGGTCCGGATGCCCAGGCTCGCTGCATACGCGATCTTCGGCGTCTCTTCCGGCGCGAAGGTCAGGAAATAGGCGGGATTCAGCCATACCGGATTCCAGATCTGGTCGCTTCCGCATAGCAGAATGTCATACTTCCCGGCTTGTTCCGCCAGTTCCCGCCGGTTTCTGCAAACCGGGCTCAGCTGCATGTATTCCCGGTAAAACGCCGGAATTGCATCGCTCTTTTTCCGGGCGCCTTCCTGCCCGGCCTTGACGGAACGTTTCCGCAGGCCGTCAATAATCAGTTTCGGATGGTTCCCGCTTCCGATGAGGTTCCGAATC
It encodes the following:
- a CDS encoding polysaccharide pyruvyl transferase family protein, whose amino-acid sequence is MARIGIMTFLHNDNYGSSLQAYALQRVIRTLGYECEHIDYLPDRAEKIRNLIGSGNHPKLIIDGLRKRSVKAGQEGARKKSDAIPAFYREYMQLSPVCRNRRELAEQAGKYDILLCGSDQIWNPVWLNPAYFLTFAPEETPKIAYAASLGIRTVPAAGKVRKIRKWTRGFRAVSVREEEGAELLEQMTGIRADVMPDPVCLLDRAAWEETAAPGPGGEPYILCYFIGENEEYAAHVKQLQAETGLRVLDIPVNAASYRSGRELLDGIGPREFLGAVRNAAVLCTDSFHGLAFATIFGVRTELIRRYREDDPESKNSRVDHFLRLVNEKGMEQIREEGTAWLRDVLSE